The Herpetosiphonaceae bacterium genome segment GCCAGTGTGGGAGCGGGAGCGCAGCCCGCTTTCAACTCGTGCTTCTCGCTCGACATTCCTACCGAGGCGACGATCACCGCGCCGCGCTCGGCAACGCCTGCGGCGATTGATGAGATGCCCGCCGCTCAGACTCCGCCTACGAGCAAGGCCGCGCCGCAGCAGGTGGCCTTGACCGACGCACAGCGCGCGATGGCGGCTCAGCTTGTGCAGGACAAGAGCAGCATCCCGCACGCGCTCACGGCGGTCGAGGTGGAGCTGAGCCGGGTTATCGCCTACGTAGAAGCGCACCGGGCGCGGCTTGCCAGGCGCGGCATCGATCTGACGATCACCGCCTGCATTGCTCATGCGGCGGTCGCGGCGCTGACCAAGCACCGGCTGCTGAACAGCGTTTGGAGCGATGAGGGCATCATCGTGCGCGGGCGGGTTCGGTTGGCGCTGGCGGCAGGCCAGGGCGCGAACAGCACGATAGGGCTGATCCCCGATGCCGCCGATCTGAGCCTGCAAGGTCTGGCCCGCGCGATTGGCAGCCGACAGCCAGCGGACGATGTACCGGCGCAGGTCAGCGCCGCGACCTTCACGATCTGCGAGGAGGGCACGACGCGCTGGCGTCATGCGATTGTTTCGGCGGCTCAGGGCGCGGTGCTCACGATTGGCGCGGTCGAGCGCCGACCATATGTGCTGGAGGGCCGAGAGAGCGATACGATCGTGATCCGTCCGCTCGTGATCGCCACGCTGGCCTACGACGCCCGCTGTGTCACACACGTGCAGGCCGATGCCTTTCTCATTGCGCTCAAGTCCGAATTGGAGCATTTCAGCCCGTTGTGATAGACTTACAGCCAAGCAAACCAATGGGGGTTCGCGCGTGTGAATGCCCGTTGCATTTGTGGCGTGCATCTTAACAGCGCACCACCGTTTGACCGATAGGCACGTAGAATATCGTAAACGGGAGGAGATACCTATGGCAGCTCCCATTCGCCGCATCGGCATGTTGACCAGCGGTGGTGATGCGCCTGGCTTGAACGCGGTGATCCGTGCGGTCGTCAAAACGGCAGAGATCGAGTATGGCTGGAAGGTCATCGGGATCGAAGACGGCTTTGAAGGGCTGCTGACACCGCCGCATATTCGCAACATGGGCGTCGAGGATGTGCGCGGGATCTTGTCGCGGGGCGGTACGATTCTCGGCACGACCAATAAGGGGCATTTTCGGACGATCGAGGTCGATGGCAAGATCCAGCGCGATCCGGCGCCCTATAAGGAGCTGGCGCAGAACATGCGCCGCATGGGGCTGGATGCGCTGGTGGTGATCGGCGGCGAGGGTAGCCAGGGGATTGCCAGCGAGCTAGCCAAGTATGGCGTGCGTGCCGTCGGCGTGCCCAAGACGATCGACAACGACCTGTATGGCAGCGATAGAACCTTCGGCTTCGATACCGCGCTGACGGTCGCGACGGAGGCGCTGGATCGGCTGCATACCACGGCGGCCAGCCACGATCGGGTGATGGTCCTGGAGGTGATGGGCCGCGATGCAGGCTGGATCGCGCTGCACTCAGGGCTGGGCGGCGGCGCCGATATTATTTTGATCCCAGAGATCCCTTTCAGCACCGAGGCGGTCGCCTCCAAGGTGATGAGCCGCGATTTTCAGGGATCGAATTTCTCGATCATCGTCTGCGCGGAGGGCGCGGTTGAAAAAGGCGGCCAGCAGATCTACCAGTCGACAACCGGCACGCTGGGCGGGATCGGCTCCTATGTGGCAAACGAGGTTGCCAAGCGCACCGGCAAAGATAGCCGGGTGGTTGTGCTGGGCCACTTGCAACGCGGCGGCGAGCCCACGCCGTACGATCGCATCCTGGCAACGCGCTTTGGCGCTGCGGCGGTGCGCGAGCTGGCCGAGGGGCGCTACGGCGAGGTCGTGGTGCTGCGCGGTGGTATCATCACGACGATCCCGATGATCGAGTGCGCCGGTAAAGTCAAGAATGTGCCGATCGATGATGAGATGGTCCGCACGGCGCGCGGCCTTGGCATCTCCTTTGGAGATGAAGATGTCAGCGAGCTCCTGCCAGAGCTGACGGAGGTTGAAGCGATCAGCACCGATCTCAAGGCAGATGACGATACAGCGGAGGATTAGGCGGTGGTGAGGCCGCCGTCAGGCCGGGGGTTTGGGAGTGTTCCCCAAGATGACGATACAGTGGAGGATGAGGCGGCGGTGAATCAGCGATCTGAAGCTGGAAGCGATGCTACAGCGCAGCACGACCTATGGCTCGGCTACGATGGTCTGCTGGTGCCGTTGAGCATGATTAGCGCATTGCTGGTCTATCAGCCGGTATGGGATCGCCGCATCCTGCATGATTACGGACGGGTGCCGACGGATATACAGGCGGTCGTGCTGCTGCACGACGGTCGCGTGCTGCCAGCCCGCCGCGCGCTCGCCGATCTGCGCGCTCGCTGGAGCGCCTGGCAGTGTGCGCAGGAGCGCGCAGAAGCCGATCCCGCGCTCGAAGAGCAACCCGATATGCTCGATGATCGCAACGAGCACGCGCCACCGACCCATACCAGCTAGCCCCGAATATAGGACGATGCAACGATTGACGTGGTACAAGCGGCTCTGGCTCCGCCTGCTGATCTCGGCGCTCGCGCCCGCGCTCGTCGCCTGTGGCGGCGCTGTGCTTGAGGGCCGTCCGACGGTACAGCCGGTCGTGCGGCTGACGCCAGCGCCGACGCAGGATGTCGGCGCTACGCAGACGGCATACTCGATGCGCAGCATTCCAACTCCGACACCGGCTGGATTGTACGTGGTTAGGCCGGGCGATACGCTCGGTAAGATCGCCGATAACTTCGAGACGACGGTCGATGAGATCATGGCGCTCAACAGCATCGCCGATCCGAATAAGATCGAAGTCGGTCAGCAGTTGACTATTCCAACGCTGCTCACGCCTACCGCCGAATCCGACGAAAGTCTCACGCCCACCCCTTGACAGGCACTACTGTGGCTGGTACAATACGCCTCGTGTTCGCCCCATCCAAGCGACACTCAAACCGTCTAGGGATGAAGGAGGTGATGCCCATGAGTGATATGCGTACGGGCATCACCGCAGAGGTTACAAAGTAGCCTTTCGGGGATGCCCTCCTTAAAGAAAGAGTCCTGTGCTATACGCACAGG includes the following:
- a CDS encoding 2-oxo acid dehydrogenase subunit E2; this encodes MEITLPQLGDAVAEVTIERYYRQIGDPVEVGDPLVVVRSDRCEWDVPATAAGTIGEILAQPGSTIAVGAALVRLRGAAAESAAEPTTNGRVTRVTPVARKIAAVHGLDLAAVAGSGPGGAITRRDVFALVAPASVGAGAQPAFNSCFSLDIPTEATITAPRSATPAAIDEMPAAQTPPTSKAAPQQVALTDAQRAMAAQLVQDKSSIPHALTAVEVELSRVIAYVEAHRARLARRGIDLTITACIAHAAVAALTKHRLLNSVWSDEGIIVRGRVRLALAAGQGANSTIGLIPDAADLSLQGLARAIGSRQPADDVPAQVSAATFTICEEGTTRWRHAIVSAAQGAVLTIGAVERRPYVLEGRESDTIVIRPLVIATLAYDARCVTHVQADAFLIALKSELEHFSPL
- a CDS encoding ATP-dependent 6-phosphofructokinase, yielding MAAPIRRIGMLTSGGDAPGLNAVIRAVVKTAEIEYGWKVIGIEDGFEGLLTPPHIRNMGVEDVRGILSRGGTILGTTNKGHFRTIEVDGKIQRDPAPYKELAQNMRRMGLDALVVIGGEGSQGIASELAKYGVRAVGVPKTIDNDLYGSDRTFGFDTALTVATEALDRLHTTAASHDRVMVLEVMGRDAGWIALHSGLGGGADIILIPEIPFSTEAVASKVMSRDFQGSNFSIIVCAEGAVEKGGQQIYQSTTGTLGGIGSYVANEVAKRTGKDSRVVVLGHLQRGGEPTPYDRILATRFGAAAVRELAEGRYGEVVVLRGGIITTIPMIECAGKVKNVPIDDEMVRTARGLGISFGDEDVSELLPELTEVEAISTDLKADDDTAED
- a CDS encoding LysM peptidoglycan-binding domain-containing protein, which gives rise to MQRLTWYKRLWLRLLISALAPALVACGGAVLEGRPTVQPVVRLTPAPTQDVGATQTAYSMRSIPTPTPAGLYVVRPGDTLGKIADNFETTVDEIMALNSIADPNKIEVGQQLTIPTLLTPTAESDESLTPTP